A single window of Periophthalmus magnuspinnatus isolate fPerMag1 chromosome 22, fPerMag1.2.pri, whole genome shotgun sequence DNA harbors:
- the vcpkmt gene encoding protein-lysine methyltransferase METTL21D gives MAEHESQKNYFIRKLEKNDGSCLKLNQCYMGDVGCVVWDAAIALAKYLETKKFIDSSKEMNAWAGKRVVELGAGTGAVGLMAASLGAHVFVTDLEDLETLLNLNIQENLDLVNKGSITAKVLKWGEDVSDFLPHPHYILMADCIYYEQSVVPLVETLKLLAGPETCIICCYEQRTEGINPQIEKRYFELLKQSFSTEEIPLDQQDPDFSCPEIHILHVRKKLE, from the exons ATGGCGGAACATGAGAGTCAGAAGAATTATTTTATcagaaaacttgaaaaaaatgatGGTTCTTGTTTGAAACTCAATCAGTGCTATATGGGAGATGTCGGCTGTGTTGTTTGGGATGCAGCGATCGCGCTAGCAAAGTATTTAGAGACAAAGAAGTTTATTGATTCATCCAAAGAAATGAATGCATGGGCTGGAAAGAGGGTCGTTGAGTTAGGAGCTGGCACAGGAGCTGTTGGGCTGATGGCTGCTTCACTGGG GGCTCATGTTTTTGTGACAGATTTGGAAGACCTGGAGACCCTATTAAATTTAAACATTCAAGAAAATCTGGATCTGGTTAACAAGGGCTCCATAACTGCAAAGGTACTTAAATG GGGTGAAGATGTATCTGATTTCTTGCCTCATCCACATTATATCCTTATGGCAGATTGTATCTATTATGAACAG TCTGTTGTTCCTTTGGTGGAGACACTGAAGCTGCTCGCTGGTCCAGAAACCTGCATTATTTGTTGTTATGAACAACGAACAGAAGGCATAAACCCCCAAATAGAGAAAAGATATTTTGAG ttgCTGAAACAAAGCTTTTCCACTGAGGAAATACCTTTAGACCAACAAGACCCAGATTTTAGCTGTCCAGAAATCCACATATTACATGTCAGAAAAAAGCTTGAATGA
- the msh4 gene encoding mutS protein homolog 4, whose translation MFHSSTDEVTPGGDTPECVGTSFADTTTSYGPPSVSSNSSRMSVDDASTSSSHGSSCPRMPTAGHLQSLRSRVANPPLLTSDSTSTHSRGSTPRLRTPRFAHAARTPLTDHTATSCSSATSTTGASVIVSVVEGRGLARGEIGMASLNLKCPELILSQFADTSTYSKVITKIHILVPLEILMPDTASEKGKGTKLFSLITENFSGVAFTAIQRKYFNERKGLEYIQQLCAPEYSTVLMEVQSKYYCLAAAAALLKYLEFIQNSVYAPKSLKVSFKGSEQTAMIDSASATNLELVVNNRDHRSEHTLFGVLNHTRTSGGARRLRSNILEPLVDVDTINIRLDSIQEMLQKEELFFGLKNAIGHFLDTDQLLSVLVQIPKQETVQVAEAKITHVIQLKHTLDLVPCLRTVLKECNTALLKAYSTSLEDNRFDMILEQIKTVINDDTTYLKGSLNMRTQKCYAVRPNISEFLDIARRAYTEIVDDIAALVNQMAEKYGLPMRTSFSTARGFFIQMKLDGMVFQNGKLPSEFIKVTKQKNNYSFTTVDLMKMNDRCDEALREIFHMSYVVICQLLSTVHEHIHCLYKLSDAVSMLDMLLSLANACTISDYVRPEFTDTLAIKQGRHPILKWIAGQQPVSNNTYISESSNFVIITGPNMSGKSTYLKQVALCQIMAQIGSFVPADYASFRVADQIFTRIGVDDDFETSSSTFMLEMKEAFTLFATHFLELCQLESLYPNVENQHMEVQHTRNVETGVENVVYAYLINRGCSEERHYGLKAAEMTALPPAIVHEAKTIASNVSQQLMAKQQSDPETQIQRAVYHLATRLLQTARNSRLDSESLRMYLKGLKKQYEAGLQAAEQLAASVETEEE comes from the exons ATGTTTCACAGCAGCACAGACGAGGTGACGCCTGGTGGTGATACTCCAGAATGCGTGGGGACTAGTTTTGCTGATACTACAACATCTTATGGTCCACCTTCAGTTTCTTCAAATTCCTCCCGCATGAGTGTAGATGATGCCAGTACCAGCTCCAGTCATGGCTCTTCATGTCCAAGAATGCCCACAGCAG GTCATCTCCAGAGCCTTAGGTCACGTGTTGCAAATCCACCTCTACTCACCTCAGACAGCACCTCCACTCATAGTCGTGGGAGTACTCCAAGACTGAGGACCCCCAGATTTGCGCATGCTGCCAGAACACCACTGACTGACCATACTG CAACAAGTTGTTCCTCTGCAACATCAACAACTGGAGCATCTGTAATTGTGTCTGTGGTTGAGGGGCGGGGGCTGGCTAGAGGGGAAATCGGCATGGCAAGTCTCAACCTAAAATGTCCAGAGCTAATTTTATCTCAGTTTGCAGACACGAGTACGTACTCCAAG GTTATAACCAAGATCCATATTCTTGTGCCCCTTGAGATACTGATGCCAGACACAGCCAGTGAAAAGGGAAAAGGGACAAAGCTTTTCAGTCTGATTACCGAGAATTTTTCG GGAGTGGCTTTTACTGCTATTCAAAGGAAATATTTTAATGAGCGAAAAGGTTTGGAGTATATTCAACAACTGTGTGCTCCAGAATACAGCACTGTCCTGATGGAAGTACAATCTAA GTACTACTGTCTGGCTGCAGCTGCTGCTCTGCTCAAGTACTTGGAGTTCATTCAGAATTCTGTGTACGCCCCAAAGTCCCTCAAAGTCAGTTTTAAGGGGAGTGAACAGACTGCAATGATCGACTCAGCATCTGCCACCAATTTAGAGTTAGTTGTCAATAACCGAGACCATAG GAGTGAACATACTTTATTTGGAGTTCTTAACCACACACGAACATCTGGTGGAGCTAGAAGGCTACGGTCCAATATTCTGGAACCTTTAGTTGATGTTGACACTATAAATATTCGCTTGGACAGCATACAAGAAATGTTGCAAAAAGAAGAACTCTTCTTTGGATTAAAGAATG CAATAGGTCATTTCCTTGACACTGACCAGTTGCTTTCTGTTCTTGTTCAAATCCCCAAACAGGAAACT GTTCAAGTTGCTGAAGCAAAGATAACACATGTTATTCAACTTAAGCATACACTGGATCTGGTGCCATGTTTGCGA ACAGTTCTGAAAGAGTGCAACACTGCTCTGCTAAAGGCATACAGCACCTCCCTGGAAGACAACAG ATTTGATATGATCCTAGAACAGATCAAGACTGTGATCAATGATGATACAACGTATCTGAAGGGGAGTCTGAACATGCGCACCCAGAAATGCTACGCAGTGAGGCCAAACATCAGTGAGTTCCTGGACATTGCCCGCAGAGCCTACACTGAAATAGTGGATGACATTGCAg CACTAGTGAACCAAATGGCAGAGAAATATGGCTTGCCGATGAGAACAAGTTTCAGCACAGCCCGTGGGTTTTTTATCCAAATGAAGCTAGATGGAATGGTCTTCCAAAATGGCAAACTTCCTTCAGAGTTCATAAAG GTAACCAAGCAAAAGAACAACTACAGCTTCACCACTGtggatctgatgaagatgaatGACCGCTGTGACGAGGCCCTGAGGGAGATCTTTCATATGTCTTATGT AGTGATATGCCAGTTACTGAGCACTGTCCATGAGCACATCCACTGCTTGTACAAGTTATCTGATGCCGTGTCAATGCTTGACATGTTGTTGTCACTGGCAAATGCATGCACCATCTCTGACTATG TGCGTCCAGAGTTCACAGACACACTGGCCATCAAACAGGGCCGTCACCCTATTCTGAAGTGGATTGCTGGACAGCAGCCCGTGTCAAATAATACCTATATCTCAGAGAGCAGCAACTTTGTCATTATAACTGGACCCAATATGAGTGGCAAATCCACTTATCTCAAGCAGGTGgctctgtgtcagattatggcaCAGATAG GGTCTTTTGTGCCTGCTGACTATGCATCGTTTCGAGTGGCTGATCAGATATTCACTAGAATAGGTGTGGATGATGATTTCGAGACTAGTTCTTCCACATTCATGTTGGAAATGAAAGAG GCTTTCACTCTGTTTGCCACCCATTTTCTGGAGCTTTGCCAGCTGGAGTCCCTGTATCCAAATGTGGAGAACCAACACATGGAAGTCCAACACACACGCAATGTTGAAACTGGGGTGGAGAATGTGGTCTATGCATACTTGATTAACAGAGGATGTTCTGAAGAAAGGCATTATG GCCTCAAAGCAGCAGAAATGACTGCACTTCCTCCAGCTATTGTCCATGAGGCCAAGACAATTGCCTCTAATGTCAGTCAGCAGCTCATG GCCAAGCAACAAAGTGATCCTGAGACACAGATCCAAAGGGCAGTGTACCACTTGGCCACACGCCTCCTACAGACTGCAAGGAACTCCAGACTGGACTCTGAAAGTCTGCGCATGTACCTGAAAGGCCTGAAGAAGCAGTATGAAGCAGGCTTACAGGCTGCAGAACAGCTAGCTGCATCTGTGGAGACTGAAGAGGAATGA